A window of the Tunturibacter empetritectus genome harbors these coding sequences:
- a CDS encoding HD-GYP domain-containing protein: protein MMQTSAAFPRNMQSFDGSISLSEIISALSYALDLTEGAVHGHALRSCLLGMRIAEEVKLPSDQTSSLYFALLLKDIGCSRSAGRVSQILGGDDRAARRAVSLEDWSRPHKPSLSTLKLLWSQVLPDAGRVVRTARSFKNGITRHQSFERLSPRYDRGASILNELGMGSIAAEAVRSVDERWDGSGYPDSLKGEQIPLLARICAIAQHLDIVSAAAGTQSAIDTLEERSGTWFDPQLVRIARSLHRRGALWNHCSPADVEQDTRQAVLDLDSGKRHQLESSQIDRICEAFADVVDAKSHFTYRHSQGVADAAFGIAQAMGLAADRAQLVRRAALLHDIGKLGVANAILDKKGQLSSEEWKAVYEHPRITRRILERVAPFREMAVIAGEHHEKLDGSGYPDHLKGPDLSTESRIVAVADVYAALSEDRPYRAGIELDETLSIMSKLIPVQLDADCFEALVSVVSSKREVASVQAPQVASATLGYSFKNRGFKNAAFESAF, encoded by the coding sequence ATGATGCAGACCTCAGCGGCTTTTCCCAGGAATATGCAGAGCTTTGATGGATCCATCTCCCTGTCGGAGATCATTTCGGCACTCTCTTACGCGCTTGACCTGACTGAAGGCGCGGTGCATGGACATGCGCTTCGCAGCTGCCTGCTGGGTATGCGCATCGCCGAAGAGGTGAAGCTTCCTTCCGACCAGACCAGCAGCCTCTACTTTGCCCTTCTGCTGAAAGATATCGGTTGCAGTCGCAGCGCCGGCCGCGTAAGTCAGATTCTAGGCGGAGACGATCGCGCGGCCAGGAGGGCGGTGAGTCTCGAAGACTGGAGCAGACCGCACAAACCGAGTCTGTCGACCCTGAAGCTCCTCTGGAGCCAGGTTCTTCCGGACGCAGGTCGCGTTGTCAGGACCGCCAGATCCTTCAAGAACGGAATTACGCGTCACCAGAGTTTCGAGAGGCTATCGCCCCGTTATGACCGGGGAGCCAGCATTTTAAACGAACTCGGCATGGGGTCTATCGCCGCCGAGGCGGTCCGCAGCGTGGACGAACGATGGGACGGGAGCGGCTATCCCGACAGCTTGAAGGGAGAGCAGATTCCCTTGTTGGCCCGCATCTGCGCGATTGCGCAGCATCTGGATATTGTCTCGGCCGCAGCCGGAACGCAGAGCGCGATCGACACGCTCGAAGAGCGCAGCGGAACCTGGTTTGATCCGCAGCTGGTCCGCATCGCACGATCGCTGCACCGTCGGGGGGCGCTCTGGAATCACTGCTCGCCCGCTGATGTAGAGCAGGATACACGGCAGGCTGTTCTGGACCTTGACTCCGGCAAGCGGCACCAGTTGGAGTCGAGCCAGATCGATCGAATCTGCGAGGCGTTTGCGGATGTGGTGGATGCGAAGTCTCACTTTACCTATCGCCACTCTCAAGGGGTTGCGGACGCGGCGTTTGGCATTGCGCAGGCGATGGGACTTGCGGCAGACCGCGCGCAACTGGTTCGCAGAGCGGCTTTGCTGCATGACATCGGCAAGCTGGGAGTCGCCAATGCGATCCTCGACAAAAAGGGTCAGTTGAGCTCGGAAGAGTGGAAGGCAGTGTACGAGCATCCGCGGATTACGCGACGGATTCTAGAGCGGGTTGCACCCTTCCGCGAGATGGCGGTGATCGCAGGCGAGCATCATGAAAAACTTGACGGCTCGGGCTACCCCGATCATCTGAAGGGGCCGGATCTTTCGACTGAGTCACGCATCGTTGCGGTCGCGGATGTGTATGCGGCGCTCTCGGAGGATCGTCCCTACCGAGCGGGTATCGAGCTTGACGAGACGCTGTCGATCATGTCGAAGCTCATTCCGGTACAGCTCGATGCAGACTGCTTCGAGGCCCTGGTCTCAGTGGTTTCAA